From a single Micromonospora sp. WMMD1102 genomic region:
- a CDS encoding GNAT family N-acetyltransferase — protein MSTELPAPSAADTTDTAEDTSADTAGDTTGDTSGGTADTAGAVVVSPATVADAGEILTVQRAAYLREAQRYSDPWLPPLSETLAQLRAVLARPSEGGVVLVARLGTRLVGAVRVRFEDGTGQDGTGQDGTGQDGTGQDGTGQDGTGQVGTGQLGRLAVAPDVQGQGIGSRLLRAAEAASPRRIRRFELFTGADSAENLRLYRRHGYVDYAHRPLDTGPGLVYLEKYRC, from the coding sequence ATGTCCACAGAGCTTCCCGCACCGAGCGCCGCAGACACCACCGACACCGCCGAAGACACCTCGGCCGACACCGCCGGAGACACCACCGGCGACACCTCCGGAGGCACCGCCGACACCGCCGGAGCGGTCGTCGTCTCGCCGGCCACGGTGGCCGATGCCGGCGAGATCCTGACCGTGCAGCGGGCCGCCTACCTGCGCGAGGCGCAACGCTACTCGGACCCGTGGTTGCCGCCGCTGTCCGAGACGCTGGCCCAGCTCCGGGCCGTACTGGCGCGGCCGTCCGAGGGCGGTGTCGTGCTTGTCGCCCGGCTCGGTACCCGCCTCGTCGGTGCCGTCCGGGTCCGGTTCGAGGACGGCACCGGGCAGGACGGTACGGGGCAGGACGGCACCGGGCAGGACGGCACCGGGCAGGACGGCACCGGGCAGGACGGCACCGGGCAGGTCGGCACCGGGCAGCTCGGTCGGCTCGCCGTCGCGCCCGACGTGCAGGGGCAGGGCATCGGCAGTCGACTGCTGCGCGCGGCGGAGGCGGCCAGCCCGCGCCGGATACGCCGGTTCGAGCTGTTCACCGGAGCCGACAGCGCGGAGAACCTGCGGCTCTACCGCCGGCACGGGTACGTCGACTACGCGCACCGGCCGCTCGACACCGGCCCGGGGCTGGTCTACCTGGAGAAGTACCGCTGCTGA